From the Tigriopus californicus strain San Diego chromosome 4, Tcal_SD_v2.1, whole genome shotgun sequence genome, the window CTGACATTGAAGGGCAGTTTGTTGCTGCGTAATAATACTTAGAAAGACTAAGTATTATTGTAGTACCAAGGTGGTGCACTAATAGTTCCAATAGTTGGGCACATGTCTTTGACCAGGATTCGACATGAATGCAAGGTTTTCAATGCCCGTCGTTGCCAAAGGCAGTTATTATCAAAGCACGTCTGGAAATGTCAACCATAACCGCTGGACCTTTCACAAACCGAAGTTTAGACATATACACTCCACACTATGTCAATGATACGTATATTGAAGTCCATATATGGACtcagaaaatgaaactaaagGAACGTAAGACCATCATCGTGTTAAGGTTGAGATATTAGAGACAATGGTTCGTAGAAGTACTTCTTGATGTAAACAATACCTGAAAACAACAGGTTAGAGTCTATTTCTGTCGAAGACGCTCACAGACTTGTAACTATTTGACATTAAATAATGCATAAAGATCTTGTATTTCAATGCTCTTCAAGTTTCTGactattttcaatattttactTGCACAATCAGTGGCTTAACTATGAATTCCCGATCGATTTTTTTggtatatttatttttgatccaTCTCTGATCAAAACTTTCCGAACATTCTCCAGTGGAGAAacgtaaaatgaaaaagtttccaTTCTAAAGTATTCCATCCCGGCAGCCGTCATGAAAGAAAAACCTGCCACAAACGAACCCCTCATCAAAAGTTATTCTCCCAACCGATATTGGACCACTCTTTGTCCATAACTTCCTTTTCCACCAATACCACATACCGGTGTATACATGAATTTTGTTATTTCGTTATCTTATAGACAGGCTCAAAAGAGATCATCCGATTTGTCGCCTTGAACAGATTATTGGAACACGCTTTTTATACAAGAGCCGGCATGGTCAAAGATATCGTTAAAATATGGCCTtcatcaaatcattcataaccCCTAGGCAAAAACTatgcaaaatcaaatgattgcTCATCTTTAAGCTTGCCTTCAGGCATTGATTGGCTCAATAGATCTATAGATTTGCCAATTGTGTCACTCACTCACCGGAACTTGATTGAAGCTTATTCCATAGAAAGTGAAGTCCTCGTCGTAACATGGGTTGAGTGTTCTTCGCATTACCCTGGTCTTAACTTTGTGCTGCTTCTCCGGCAACAATTGGAGCTTCACGTAGGGGTCGCTAAAAAGGAAATGTAAAGTTTAATTATTAAACTAAATTGAGTtttatttccaatttgcatTACTCTAGGGATTCTTTGGCTCCATTTTGTTTTACGCTATGTTAAGCAAGAAACCCTCGATCCTAGGGCTCTCTACTCGATCCAAGCCCAGGGCAACTTGGTCCTGTCCTACAAATACTTTTGGTACTAAAACTTCGCCTCCCTTGAAGCCTGGATGGTGGAGACATTATGATTATCCAGTGGGAAGCGCCAATGTTTGTAGAACCTGACGTCAGAGAGACAAAACAAGGTGATTAGGCCCGAGTAAACCGTCTGCAAGCCATTCAGAACCCACCGATTAAAGGGCTCAAAGTAGGTAATCCAATGCTTTGCAAACAGTATGTTTTTCCCGTGGCATACATTTTTTGTTCGTGCTTTGAGAGCTCAGAGGCCCATTGTTCCAAGCGCGGTGCTGACATTAGCGAAGAAAGACATCAGTCTGCACTCAAACAAAAGGTCCTTCATCAATTATTCATCTTTGTCTCGGGTAAGATATCGTAGTGACCCGAAGTAGAGAGGATCAAGATAGATGGAGATAGCAGTGACCTTCGAAACTGTGTTCGAGCGTGGGAGGGAGATACTCAATCCTTGTCCTCACTTATTTTAGAAGGTCAGTGTCAACCAAATATCCAACTTGCTCTAGACTTACAAAAACGAACGAATTAATTATGTATTGTACAGGGAGGATCACCAAACATCCTTCATGAGCTCTAACCTGCTCTTGGCGGCCATGTCCTTGGCTGGTAGGTTCTGACATTTGTTGATGGTGACGATCAGTGCGTTCTTATCGAAGCAATACTTCACGGTGCAATGTAATGTGCCCAAAGCAGTCTCTAACGAGGCGCCCAAGGGCATCTGATCCAGATCCAAGCCCGAGGAGGCTCGTCTCAAGGAGGATCCTCCGGCCTCCGAGGCATGGCTTTCGTTGGCCTCGTGGTACACCGTTTGGGTAGTGAGTTGGGACTGCGGAGCACTGGCCTTTATCTGGGGAGCCGCCGGTCCCTGTGGAAATGAAAGTCTAATTAGAGCACGGATTTGGGCTATGGACTAGAAATCAGGTAGGTTTCTACGTCAGAGGGGCCCATGGGAGTTTCATCTACTGTAAATGAGTGCACGCTTTCATCGTCTCTTGCCATTCGTATGGAAACAAGATCAAATTTCACTTTGCCAGTGATTCCATTGAAAGGGGCAAAACGTTCTCATATGGttttaattgaaatcaatCTTGAACGATTACTCTGTCACCagacttttttttgcctcgactttgatttgacaaaGGTCTCGGTGCTACTTTCTGGGCGAGTAAACACGAAAAATTATTTCACCTACAAAGCTTTAAGAAAAGCATGCTTAGCATTTGAATATAACAAGATGTCTCTAAACTGTCTGAAGAGCCAACGGTAACGATCAAAGTACACGACTTCCGGTTAAGATATTAGAGGATGACATGGAGGGTATTATGGTTTTCAACCGGATGTCCTCGAAAGGAACTTTAGTGAACAAGGTTTTCCTTTGGATTCTGAAGGACTCCGTTAGAATTTAAACATAAGAGCGAGCTTTCCTCGAATAGTTTGGCTTGACGTCAGCTGACTCAAAGCAAAAGTTTGGACATGTTCCTTGATTCAACGAAGATTTATCTCTGGGTGATTGAAAATGTGgctagaaatttgaaaactcttttttttttcacccgacTCACCTGATATGGAGGATTGGATGTCAAAACTGCCTTGCGTTGAGAATAATCTTCCGCGGTTTTGTGGGAACTTCCACCCGGAGGGGATTTTGCTCCCGTTGGACTGGGACTCTTCTTCAAATAGTGCGAACCTTTGTCCGGATTGATCACTGGAGGTGGGTTCCGTACGGGTTTTGACATCATCTTGTCCTGAAATGTTCGAACGGGAGCGGTTTTAAAGTTCCTTTCATTTTGTGAGAGAATAATGAATGACTTGGCGATTTCCAACCTTTGATGTTCTCGTTTTAGGCACATGGCCTCCTTTGAAGGGATTTAGAATGGAAAACCTGACACAACAAGACGAGATGCACTCCCACATCATCGCTATGATTTGAATATGTTCTCGCAACAACTACAAATTGTCAAGACATGAGTGGAGTgaacttcaattttgataaaagCGCTGGATGAGGAAGCTCGTGGCTTTTTTGGCGCTCCAGTTCCGGTGGGAGAGATAAAAGCTTTTGAGAACATAAGATTGCCACCCATTCTCGAGCTCATAACTCCTGAGCACTTGCTTTTATATCCTTTTGGGGGTCTCTTTTGTTCTTTGTGTTGTTCTCTTTACATTTTGGATTTCACTCATGTGAACGAAAGACGTACATAAAAGTGGCAGAGTCCTATGAGTAAGAAACACGAGTGTGCTCACTCTGACATTGCCAATACATATCTACAATGTTCAGCAACTCCGTCTGAGCTTCAAAGCACTGAAACGCCACACTGAATCCGATCACTCGAGGTGAAGGGCGATTTGGGATGTGGGATCGCCTTACCCTAAAGTAGTTGGTTTTCTTCACTCCAAAGAgatgcttcttcttcttttgggaATGGCCATGCTTTGCGCAACAAAATGCGCAGATCAAACAAAGGATGCTGCCGACCAATCCAGTCGCCAACAGGATAAACATGACGGTTCCGGAAACTGAGATGGATGACAGGTTTGAAAAAGGATTGCAATAAAATGATTGACAACCAACTTGAGcttctgctgtaccgtacatccgga encodes:
- the LOC131879197 gene encoding synaptotagmin-11-like isoform X1, coding for MTKEALMEDLVKRSADGASGGLASDQGGGGIPIWKEVVGGDNLGVFSGTVMFILLATGLVGSILCLICAFCCAKHGHSQKKKKHLFGVKKTNYFRDKMMSKPVRNPPPVINPDKGSHYLKKSPSPTGAKSPPGGSSHKTAEDYSQRKAVLTSNPPYQGPAAPQIKASAPQSQLTTQTVYHEANESHASEAGGSSLRRASSGLDLDQMPLGASLETALGTLHCTVKYCFDKNALIVTINKCQNLPAKDMAAKSSDPYVKLQLLPEKQHKVKTRVMRRTLNPCYDEDFTFYGISFNQVPSLTLHFVVLSFDRYSRDDVIGEVMVDLGDLDLSSSDHQPIAVAKEITPRSFKLKTQGRGEILVSLCYQPAANRITAVVLKARNLPKMDITGLSDPYVKIYLLYNNQRIAKKKTHVKKRTLNPVFNESFVFDLPHLDDHGLKNISLEFLLLDWDRVTKNEVIGRLDLGGPNCAGTALQHWNEVVTSPRRQIAEWHKLQE
- the LOC131879197 gene encoding synaptotagmin-11-like isoform X2, with the translated sequence MMWECISSCCVRFSILNPFKGGHVPKTRTSKDKMMSKPVRNPPPVINPDKGSHYLKKSPSPTGAKSPPGGSSHKTAEDYSQRKAVLTSNPPYQGPAAPQIKASAPQSQLTTQTVYHEANESHASEAGGSSLRRASSGLDLDQMPLGASLETALGTLHCTVKYCFDKNALIVTINKCQNLPAKDMAAKSSDPYVKLQLLPEKQHKVKTRVMRRTLNPCYDEDFTFYGISFNQVPSLTLHFVVLSFDRYSRDDVIGEVMVDLGDLDLSSSDHQPIAVAKEITPRSFKLKTQGRGEILVSLCYQPAANRITAVVLKARNLPKMDITGLSDPYVKIYLLYNNQRIAKKKTHVKKRTLNPVFNESFVFDLPHLDDHGLKNISLEFLLLDWDRVTKNEVIGRLDLGGPNCAGTALQHWNEVVTSPRRQIAEWHKLQE